The following nucleotide sequence is from Rhodothermales bacterium.
GTCGTACGACTTGAGCTTGATGCGGATCTTTTGGCTAGCCATGTGGCTTGTCTCAAAGCGTGGGGGCGGGTCGGCCTCGCGGCTGCCCGCCCCCACGGCGGTCAAATACTGTTAATCGAGGATGTTGGTGACGACGCCGGCGCCGACCGTCCGACCCCCCTCGCGGATCGCGAACCGCAGCCCCTGCTCCATCGCCACCGGCACGATGAGCTTCACCTTGAACTGCGTGTTGTCCCCCGGCATCACCATCTCCACCCCCTCCGGCAGCTCGATGTCCCCCGTCACGTCCGTCGTGCGGAAGTAGAACTGCGGCCGGTACCCCTTGAAGAACGGCGTGTGGCGGCCCCCCTCCTCCTTCGAGAGCACGTACACCTCGCACTCGAACTCGGCGTGCGGCGTCACGCTACCGGGCTTGATGATCACCATCCCCCGCTCGATCGCCTCCTTCTCGATCCCACGGAGCAGCACGCCCGCGTTGTCGCCCGCCTGCGCCTGGTCCAAGAGCTTCCTGAACATCTCCACCCCCGTCACCGTGCTCGTGAGCTTCTGCTCCTGCATCCCGATGATCTCCACCGGCTCGCCCACCTTGATCACCCCGCGCTCGACGCGGCCGGTCGCCACCGTCCCGCGCCCCGTGATCGAGAACACGTCCTCGACCGGCATGAGGAACGGCCGGTCCACCGCCCGCTCCGGCGTCGGGATGTAGTGGTCGACGGCCTCCATGAGCTTCTCCACCGACTCGACGCCCTTGGGGTCGCCGTTCAAGGCGCCGAGCGCGGAGCCCTGGATCACGGGGAGGTCGTCGCCGGGGAACTCGTAGTCGGAGAGGAGCTCGCGCACCTCCATCTCGACGAGCT
It contains:
- the tuf gene encoding elongation factor Tu; this encodes MAKETFQRTKPHVNVGTIGHVDHGKTTLTAAITSVLSLKSGGEARSFDSIDNAPEERERGITIATAHVEYETDERHYAHVDCPGHADYVKNMVTGAAQMDGAILVVAATDGPMPQTREHILLARQVGVPYIVVFMNKVDLVDDEELLELVEMEVRELLSDYEFPGDDLPVIQGSALGALNGDPKGVESVEKLMEAVDHYIPTPERAVDRPFLMPVEDVFSITGRGTVATGRVERGVIKVGEPVEIIGMQEQKLTSTVTGVEMFRKLLDQAQAGDNAGVLLRGIEKEAIERGMVIIKPGSVTPHAEFECEVYVLSKEEGGRHTPFFKGYRPQFYFRTTDVTGDIELPEGVEMVMPGDNTQFKVKLIVPVAMEQGLRFAIREGGRTVGAGVVTNILD